In Nicotiana tabacum cultivar K326 chromosome 17, ASM71507v2, whole genome shotgun sequence, one DNA window encodes the following:
- the LOC142171638 gene encoding methanol O-anthraniloyltransferase-like, with translation MSSSRPLVISMTLQKPELVIPATTTPRERKHLSDIDDQGSLRFQIPILMFYKYNPSMEGKDPVNLIKEGLSKTLVFYYPLAGRIVELMPDRKLVVDCNGEGILFVEADAQVELDKLGDSIKPPCPYLDQLLYNVPGSAGIIGCPFLLVQVTRFSCGGFAVGFRLNHTMMDAYGVKLFLNALTELIKGASTPTILPVWQRHILSARSSPCITCTHHEFDDHKSNNINAWDQDNTKLIQHSFFFGNKEMEAIQDHISPNQHVIYKKFELLVAFLWKCRTIALGLHPEEIVHLTYLVNVRGKSLKFELPLGYYGNAWVSPAAVSKAGLLCSSPLTYAIDLVRKVKDQMNEEYVRSVADLMVIKGRLELTKSWNFIISDNRSAGFDEIDFGWGLPIFGGVPKAISVISFCLPLKNNMGEKGILIAISLPPLAMKKFQEIVQDTCHNPKFQPVVIAHNIPARRAKI, from the exons ATGTCAAGTTCAAGACCATTAGTGATATCAATGACGCTGCAAAAGCCAGAATTAGTAATTCCAGCAACAACAACACCTCGTGAGAGAAAACATCTTTCTGATATAGATGATCAAGGGAGTCTTCGTTTTCAAATTCCCATATTAATGTTTTACAAATATAATCCTTCAATGGAAGGCAAAGATCCTGTAAATCTCATCAAAGAAGGATTGTCAAAGACACTAGTGTTTTACTATCCATTAGCTGGTAGGATCGTTGAATTAATGCCTGATAGGAAGCTTGTTGTGGATTGCAATGGTGAAGGAATCTTGTTTGTAGAAGCTGATGCCCAAGTGGAGCTTGACAAGTTAGGAGACTCCATTAAACCACCATGTCCATACTTGGATCAACTGCTATATAATGTGCCTGGTTCTGCTGGTATCATTGGCTGTCCTTTTTTGTTAGTTCAG gtAACCCGTTTTAGCTGTGGAGGATTTGCTGTTGGATTCAGATTAAATCACACTATGATGGATGCCTATGGTGTGAAATTGTTTCTAAATGCTTTAACTGAATTGATCAAAGGAGCTTCAACACCTACTATATTACCCGTATGGCAAAGGCATATCTTAAGTGCTAGATCATCCCCATGCATTACATGTACGCACCATGAGTTTGATGATCACAAAAGCAATAATATTAATGCATGGGATCAAGACAATACTAAGTTGATACAACACTCATTCTTCTTTGGAAATAAAGAGATGGAAGCAATTCAAGACCACATTTCTCCAAACCAACATGTAATTTATAAAAAATTCGAGTTATTAGTTGCATTTTTATGGAAGTGTCGTACGATTGCTCTTGGTCTGCATCCCGAAGAGATTGTCCATTTGACTTACCTTGTTAATGTACGTGGAAAATCACTAAAATTTGAACTCCCCTTAGGATATTATGGGAATGCATGGGTTTCTCCAGCAGCAGTATCAAAAGCAGGATTGTTATGTTCAAGTCCTTTAACATATGCAATTGATTTGGTTAGAAAAGTTAAAGATCAAATGAACGAAGAATACGTCAGATCAGTGGCGGATTTAATGGTGATTAAAGGGAGACTGGAGTTGACAAAATCTTGGAATTTTATTATCTCAGATAATAGATCTGCTGGATTTGATGAAATAGATTTTGGATGGGGATTGCCTATTTTTGGAGGGGTTCCAAAAGCTATATCTGTGATTAGCTTTTGTCTTCCTCTTAAAAATAACATGGGAGAAAAAGGTATTTTGATAGCTATAAGTTTGCCTCCACTGGCCATGAAAAAATTTCAAGAGATTGTACAAGATacttgtcacaatccaaaatttCAGCCCGTCGTTATAGCGCATAACATACCGGCTAGGAGAGCCAAAATATAA